TATCAGCCCCCTGACGCGCGGCCTCCCGAACCGGTACCGCATCGCTGATACCTCCATCCTGATAACCTATTCCATCGATTTCTACCTTAGACCTATAGAAGCCGGGGATCGCGCTGGAAGCGCGTATCAGCTCCAGCCAGTTATCTTTGGTAGGTGCAAAATAACTCGGATGATAGTTATCGCTACGGCAGGCGCACATATAGAAATTACGACCGCTATCGAACAACCGTGCGGCATTATCCATCGCCAGTGGCATCTTGCGGGAAGTCGATTCGAGCAGCCAATCCAGATCGATAAGGTTACCGCCGCGCACAAAGCGCACGGGATTAAAAAAGTCACGAGTCGTCGTCAGGCGAGTGATAACCCGGTGGGCATACCCCGGCTGGCGGCACACAAAGGCAGAAAGGTTCTGAGCACCAGCAGAAGTGCCGTAATAGGCGTCGAAGGGGTCAAAATCGGCACGTAAAAACTCATCCAGTACCCCGGCTGTGAAAATGCCACGCTGCCCCCCGCCCTCACAGACCAGCGCAAGACGGCCCGGACGGAAAGGCTTTAACGCCAGTGGCGCAATATTGCCTGGCGTAACCGGAATATGTTGTCCCACTGTTTTCCTAAGAAATTTTGACGTTTAAGCGGCACGGAGCGGGCCTGAAAAACGTAAGGTTAAAATGAACAGGAAGCGCATCTAAGTGCGCTTCCCTTATTCAGTTTACCTTGTACCATAACTTTTGCAGTTATGATTTGGTGGTTTGTAGCACTCTATGGACGCCGGCGCCCGGTAAACAGGCTAACCAGGAACAGAATAATACCGACGATGAAAACTATTTTAGCAGCCCAGGCCGCCGTTCCTGCCAGCCCACCAAATCCAAGTGCAGCGGCAATAAGTGCAATAACCAGGAATATAATGCCCCATCGAAACATATATCTCTCCTTCCCTTACCATAGTGATATACAAAAAACCGCGCTTACGTGAGTTGGGTTATTATTCCCACCTGCGGCATAGGCTGTTGCAAACCAAAATCTTCCCCGTAACTCCGGGGAAGAAAATTACTCGGTCTATTTAACTTGTAGATCATTTTTGACGCTTTTCACGCCATCGATAGATTTAGCAATAGTTTCCGCACGTTCCGATTGCGAAGCTTTATCAACAACGCCAGACAGCTGTACGACACCATCGGTAGTCTCTACTTTAATTTTGCGAGAAGGGACTATGTCATCGGCCAGGAATTTCGCTTTCACTTCACTGGTAGTCGCCGCATCACCGGCGTAGCCTTTTACGCTATCCGATTTGCTGTCGCGAACGTGCAGCTTATCATGGACGTTAGTGACCCCTTCGACGCCTTTCGCCAGCGTAACGGCTTTTTCGGCCTGGCTCTGGCTGGTGACAAAGCCAGACAGGGTTACGACTTTCTGCTCGGTTTTAACGGAGATATCGGTACTTTTAATGGTTTCATCATCCACCAGCGCAGCCTTAACTTTTGCCGTGATGGTGGAATCATCCATGAAGTTACCGACTTTATTCATCGAACTATCGATTTTCTGCCCCGCTGAGTCCATAGTCGAGTGAGCTTTGTCCGAAGTGGTTCCTTCAGCCAGAGCGCTACCGCTAACCATGGCAGAGCCCAGAACAACAGCGAGTAAAGTTTTAGAAATCTTAGTCGTCTTCATCGATATATTCCTATGGTATGCCCGGTAGTCGAGCTTTACACCGCCACTGGCGGCGAGGTGTAAATAAATAATGAAGCCTGGCTTCATCACGTCCTGTTTATCGCGTTTTCAAAACTAAAATTAAAACGCCATGAAGACATAGCTAATTTTAATTTCGGAAAACATTAAATTATAGAAATAACCCGCTAGCATGACCGGAATACCAGGTTGTTTATTCCAGTAAGTTGGTTATTACATGATTAAATATAGACGGTATTTTTCACTTTTCCTGAAGACAGGAATAAACCAGGATAATTTAACCCTGAGGCGGCGGGAATTAGGATAAATCCTTAACAGGCTAAAAATTCAGGGAAAGTTGCCGTATGCCGGGCGGCATACGGCGGGTATGGATTAATGCTCGCGAGTTTTGCGGAACTGAACCTCAGGATAACGATCCTGGGCCAGG
This genomic interval from Salmonella enterica subsp. enterica serovar Choleraesuis contains the following:
- a CDS encoding patatin family protein, with the translated sequence MGQHIPVTPGNIAPLALKPFRPGRLALVCEGGGQRGIFTAGVLDEFLRADFDPFDAYYGTSAGAQNLSAFVCRQPGYAHRVITRLTTTRDFFNPVRFVRGGNLIDLDWLLESTSRKMPLAMDNAARLFDSGRNFYMCACRSDNYHPSYFAPTKDNWLELIRASSAIPGFYRSKVEIDGIGYQDGGISDAVPVREAARQGADTLVVIRTVPSQAYYTPQWFKHMERWLSDSSLQPLVNLVHHHENSYGEIQRFIESPPDNLRIFEIYPSRPLRSMALGSNQAALGADYKLGRQCARYFLATIGKWLSAPEVLQRVTLPKAAPAGASALAAQSEGAPAAAKAVLNNAAAAGPIVLPPEQLEVPHQQRPKEAKELHGAPLASMAPHQAASPACDSEDPA
- a CDS encoding UPF0391 membrane protein; translated protein: MFRWGIIFLVIALIAAALGFGGLAGTAAWAAKIVFIVGIILFLVSLFTGRRRP
- a CDS encoding molecular chaperone OsmY yields the protein MKTTKISKTLLAVVLGSAMVSGSALAEGTTSDKAHSTMDSAGQKIDSSMNKVGNFMDDSTITAKVKAALVDDETIKSTDISVKTEQKVVTLSGFVTSQSQAEKAVTLAKGVEGVTNVHDKLHVRDSKSDSVKGYAGDAATTSEVKAKFLADDIVPSRKIKVETTDGVVQLSGVVDKASQSERAETIAKSIDGVKSVKNDLQVK